One stretch of Aeromicrobium fastidiosum DNA includes these proteins:
- a CDS encoding DUF2516 family protein: MFELQGAVMMVLTIVLFAIKGFALVDCVSRRPAQLASLDTLPKQTWLIILGLAVLAHAVFWGPLTILNLVGTVAALVYLAQVRGSVSR; the protein is encoded by the coding sequence ATGTTCGAGCTGCAAGGTGCCGTGATGATGGTCCTGACGATCGTGCTGTTCGCGATCAAGGGCTTCGCCCTCGTCGACTGCGTGTCCCGCCGGCCAGCCCAGCTCGCGTCCCTCGACACGCTCCCCAAGCAGACGTGGCTGATCATCCTCGGACTCGCCGTCCTGGCGCATGCCGTCTTCTGGGGCCCGCTCACGATCCTCAACCTCGTGGGCACCGTTGCCGCGCTGGTCTACCTCGCCCAGGTGAGGGGCTCGGTCAGCCGCTGA
- a CDS encoding helix-turn-helix domain-containing protein → MAKLSMHRTVEGLGDYLREQRGLAQMSLRQLSELTDVSNPYLSQIERGLRRPSAEVLQQIAKALRISAESLYVRAGILDADEHGARMVEDAIALDPRLTERQKSAMLDIYRSFVGSDEATDNELATTVTAANHPSAPTEQTSPTKE, encoded by the coding sequence ATGGCCAAGCTGAGCATGCACAGGACCGTCGAAGGACTCGGCGACTACCTGCGTGAGCAGCGCGGCCTGGCGCAGATGTCGCTACGTCAGCTCTCGGAGCTGACGGACGTCTCCAACCCCTACCTCAGCCAGATCGAGCGTGGGCTGCGCCGGCCGTCGGCAGAAGTCCTGCAGCAGATCGCGAAAGCACTCAGGATCTCGGCCGAGTCGCTCTACGTCCGCGCCGGCATCCTCGATGCCGACGAGCACGGAGCCCGCATGGTCGAGGACGCCATCGCCCTCGATCCGCGGCTCACGGAGCGTCAGAAGAGCGCGATGCTCGACATCTACCGCTCCTTCGTCGGCAGCGACGAGGCCACCGACAACGAGCTCGCCACGACCGTGACGGCCGCCAACCACCCGAGTGCACCCACCGAGCAGACTTCACCCACCAAGGAGTGA
- a CDS encoding asparaginase — translation METLAEVVRSGLVESRHRGVAVRVDSDGEVVWSLGDPATVIFPRSANKPIQALAMLRAGLPLDGRLLALASASHSGEPFHLEAVREILALAELDESALQTPPSYPLDPHVHADHLRAGGGREPICMDCSGKHAAMLLTCVVNGWDTGTYLEVDHPLQQAVTATFTDLTDGPPAAVGTDGCGAPLLATPLQQLARAIGRIVREPAGSPGARLVGAMREHPEYVSGTGRTERDLMLAFPGLVAKSGAESVYVVGLPDGSAFALKIEDGAERPLHAVMARMLELAGLDAPILHERPSVLGGGKQVGEVRTTF, via the coding sequence GTGGAGACATTGGCCGAGGTCGTGCGTTCAGGGCTCGTCGAGAGCCGTCATCGAGGTGTCGCGGTGCGGGTCGACTCCGACGGCGAGGTGGTGTGGTCGCTGGGCGATCCCGCGACCGTGATCTTCCCGCGGTCGGCCAACAAGCCGATCCAGGCGCTCGCGATGCTGCGCGCGGGGCTGCCGCTGGACGGACGCCTGCTCGCGCTGGCGTCGGCCAGCCACTCGGGGGAGCCGTTCCACCTCGAGGCCGTGCGCGAGATCCTCGCACTGGCCGAGCTCGACGAGTCGGCCCTCCAGACGCCGCCGTCGTACCCCCTCGACCCCCATGTGCACGCCGATCACCTGCGCGCGGGCGGCGGGCGCGAGCCCATCTGCATGGACTGCTCGGGCAAGCACGCGGCGATGCTGCTGACGTGCGTCGTCAACGGGTGGGACACCGGCACGTACCTCGAGGTCGACCACCCCCTGCAGCAGGCCGTCACCGCGACGTTCACCGATCTCACCGACGGGCCCCCCGCGGCGGTGGGCACGGACGGGTGCGGCGCCCCTCTGCTGGCCACCCCGCTGCAGCAGCTGGCCCGGGCGATCGGTCGCATCGTCCGCGAACCGGCCGGATCGCCGGGCGCCCGGCTGGTCGGGGCCATGCGCGAGCATCCCGAGTACGTCAGCGGCACGGGCCGCACCGAGCGAGACCTGATGCTGGCGTTCCCCGGGCTGGTCGCCAAGTCGGGTGCCGAGAGCGTCTACGTCGTGGGGCTCCCCGACGGCTCGGCCTTCGCCCTCAAGATCGAGGACGGTGCCGAGCGGCCGCTCCACGCGGTCATGGCCCGGATGCTCGAGCTGGCCGGTCTCGACGCGCCGATCCTGCATGAACGGCCCTCCGTGCTGGGTGGCGGCAAGCAGGTCGGAGAGGTGCGCACAACCTTCTGA
- a CDS encoding endonuclease/exonuclease/phosphatase family protein, which produces MRRSFAAILVGFLVVAGLQAQPASAATKKPSKVGLVSFVKADYDRKSNRTSLSLDWPDARNAKKYEIFVSRYSSMKKAKRYQQKSSKTTIRKLVRGKDYYFQVRGVNGRKHGSKSSVVARTTILRPGPSTNLMPLRLMTYNVCSRVCDDNGYPWFGRQPGVWDRAATSGADIIATQEADNLDAVPGYTLAVSFSAKKLWYNAGRFALADAPAPVVAPTPTPTPTSPTPTPTPTPTAPVDPATGCRMTSDLSQPKGQIWLGRHGGGCRYAVWAELVERATGRSIMMVDVHTVSGFTKAANDYRRTEINTMLAAIQTANSEGRPVVYAGDFNSHKQTRPSDSPRPVMNRQKFYDAYDQARRVSGQHINSYNGFKSTPVIGTKWGDHIDKVWIDPWKVRVDGWYNHALIGANGKMVQPIPSDHSPVIVDLRIG; this is translated from the coding sequence ATGCGCAGATCCTTCGCCGCCATCCTGGTCGGCTTCCTCGTCGTCGCCGGGCTCCAGGCCCAGCCCGCCTCCGCCGCCACCAAGAAGCCCAGCAAGGTCGGGCTCGTGTCGTTCGTCAAGGCCGACTACGACCGCAAGAGCAACCGCACGAGCCTGTCGCTGGACTGGCCCGACGCCCGCAACGCCAAGAAGTACGAGATCTTCGTGTCGCGCTACTCGTCGATGAAGAAGGCCAAGCGCTACCAGCAGAAGTCGAGCAAGACCACGATCCGCAAGCTCGTCCGCGGCAAGGACTACTACTTCCAGGTGCGCGGAGTCAACGGCCGCAAGCACGGCTCCAAGTCGTCGGTGGTCGCCCGCACGACGATCCTGCGCCCCGGCCCGTCGACCAACCTCATGCCCCTGCGCCTCATGACCTACAACGTGTGCAGCAGGGTCTGCGACGACAACGGATACCCGTGGTTCGGCCGCCAGCCGGGCGTCTGGGACCGTGCCGCCACGTCGGGTGCCGACATCATCGCGACGCAGGAGGCCGACAACCTCGACGCCGTGCCCGGCTACACCCTCGCGGTGAGCTTCAGCGCCAAGAAGCTCTGGTACAACGCCGGCCGCTTCGCCCTGGCCGACGCTCCCGCGCCGGTCGTCGCGCCGACACCGACACCCACCCCGACGTCACCCACACCGACACCCACCCCGACGCCGACGGCCCCCGTCGACCCGGCCACGGGATGCCGCATGACGTCCGACCTCTCCCAGCCCAAGGGCCAGATCTGGCTGGGCCGTCACGGCGGCGGCTGCCGCTACGCCGTGTGGGCCGAGCTCGTCGAGCGCGCGACCGGCCGCAGCATCATGATGGTCGACGTCCACACGGTCAGCGGCTTCACGAAGGCCGCGAACGACTACCGGCGCACCGAGATCAACACGATGCTGGCCGCGATCCAGACGGCCAACTCCGAGGGACGCCCCGTCGTCTACGCGGGCGACTTCAACTCGCACAAGCAGACCCGGCCCAGCGACTCCCCCCGTCCGGTCATGAACCGCCAGAAGTTCTACGACGCCTACGACCAGGCCCGCCGCGTCTCCGGCCAGCACATCAACAGCTACAACGGCTTCAAGAGCACCCCCGTGATCGGCACCAAGTGGGGCGACCACATCGACAAGGTGTGGATCGACCCGTGGAAGGTGCGCGTCGACGGCTGGTACAACCACGCGCTGATCGGCGCCAACGGCAAGATGGTCCAGCCGATCCCGTCCGACCACAGCCCGGTCATCGTCGACCTGCGCATCGGCTGA
- a CDS encoding endonuclease/exonuclease/phosphatase family protein: MTYAKQDRLQAPTRVAATPLSPTSVELDWSGAGDVDSYVVKVGADRALTQPVSTRVPATGTKVTIDDLAASTPGVDHFYRVDAVREGEVRSSRTGRFVLKPGNVADLAVTAVSANGYRADWADVPNARQFDVAIARDKGFTKDASAARTVGSASEFVQKGLKPDTKYWIRVRPVNGDQVGAFTAPVALRTSVREASFKIATWNVCSEKCKGYAGRARIMADFLTANEVDIFGLQEAGGVRVGAVTKSIFSGGPRGFVVAEGGAKARYIFFRPDVFEQESGGNFDVGDGRDATWAKFRVRATDRIFYYVDVHLDNGKSKDANARRAREMGRLLSQMALINDTDKPMIYAGDFNSGLHRDADAPGDRMRGAGLRNTELLTKNVENARINTGHTFSTEVLSSGAHIDHIWVTPDFEVDSWKQLVRITGGRYTTPVVSDHNAVSAVVALDAPRKSIGEATPTVEVPADPPATAPPALD; this comes from the coding sequence ATGACCTATGCCAAGCAGGATCGGCTTCAGGCCCCCACGCGGGTCGCCGCGACGCCGCTCTCGCCGACGAGCGTCGAGCTCGATTGGTCCGGTGCTGGCGACGTCGACTCCTACGTGGTCAAGGTGGGCGCCGACCGCGCCCTGACCCAGCCCGTCAGCACCCGGGTGCCCGCCACGGGCACCAAGGTGACGATCGACGACCTCGCCGCCTCGACTCCCGGCGTCGACCACTTCTACCGGGTCGACGCCGTGCGCGAGGGCGAGGTCCGCTCGTCGCGCACCGGACGCTTCGTGCTCAAGCCGGGCAACGTCGCCGACCTCGCCGTGACGGCCGTCAGCGCCAACGGCTACCGGGCCGACTGGGCGGACGTGCCCAACGCCCGCCAGTTCGACGTGGCCATCGCCCGCGACAAGGGGTTCACGAAGGACGCCAGCGCGGCGCGCACCGTGGGTTCGGCCAGCGAGTTCGTGCAGAAGGGCCTCAAGCCCGACACCAAGTACTGGATCCGCGTCCGACCCGTCAACGGCGACCAGGTCGGTGCCTTCACCGCGCCGGTCGCGCTGCGCACCAGCGTCCGCGAGGCCTCGTTCAAGATCGCCACCTGGAACGTGTGCTCCGAGAAGTGCAAGGGCTACGCCGGACGCGCCCGCATCATGGCCGACTTCCTCACCGCCAACGAGGTCGACATCTTCGGCCTGCAGGAGGCCGGCGGGGTCCGCGTCGGAGCGGTCACCAAGTCGATCTTCAGCGGTGGCCCGCGCGGCTTCGTCGTCGCCGAGGGCGGGGCCAAGGCGCGCTACATCTTCTTCCGCCCCGACGTGTTCGAGCAGGAGAGCGGTGGCAACTTCGACGTCGGCGACGGCCGTGACGCGACGTGGGCCAAGTTCCGCGTCAGGGCCACCGACCGCATCTTCTACTACGTCGACGTGCACCTCGACAACGGCAAGAGCAAGGACGCCAACGCACGCCGCGCCCGCGAGATGGGCCGCCTGCTGTCGCAGATGGCGTTGATCAACGACACCGACAAGCCCATGATCTACGCCGGCGACTTCAACTCCGGCCTGCACCGCGATGCCGACGCCCCCGGCGACCGCATGCGCGGCGCGGGGCTGCGCAACACCGAGCTGCTGACCAAGAACGTCGAGAACGCCCGCATCAACACCGGACACACGTTCAGCACCGAGGTGCTCTCCTCGGGTGCGCACATCGACCACATCTGGGTCACCCCCGACTTCGAGGTCGACTCCTGGAAGCAGCTCGTGCGCATCACCGGTGGGCGCTACACGACCCCCGTCGTGTCCGACCACAACGCGGTCAGCGCCGTCGTGGCGCTCGACGCGCCGCGCAAGTCGATCGGCGAGGCGACCCCGACGGTCGAGGTGCCCGCAGACCCACCAGCGACCGCCCCGCCTGCCCTAGACTGA
- a CDS encoding mannose-1-phosphate guanylyltransferase, whose product MSHPLESFHAVIPAGGAGTRLWPLSRASRPKFLLDLDGSGRSLIQQTWDRLHDLIPADRIHVVTGRAHAQAIREQLPDLTGLIVEPSPRDSMPAIGLAAAVIGAQHPGAIIGSFAADHVIDDQVSFAEAIGQAVAVARTGLVTTIGITPTEASTAFGYIESGERLGVEGAGSARAIRSFVEKPDAATAADYVASGSYSWNGGMFVTRTDVLLGHLERLQPGLHAGLMTIASAWTGGDRQAVLDSTWPALTKIAIDHAVAEPVSLEGGMAVVPGEFTWDDVGDFAALQDIGAASSPETIWVDAGGLAIAEDGTTIAVVGLDDVVVVRTSDALLVVARDSAQSVKDVVAELKRRGRDDLV is encoded by the coding sequence GTGTCGCACCCTCTCGAGTCGTTCCACGCCGTCATTCCGGCCGGCGGTGCCGGCACCAGGCTCTGGCCGCTGTCGCGGGCCTCGCGCCCCAAGTTCCTGCTCGACCTCGACGGCTCCGGCCGGTCGCTGATCCAGCAGACGTGGGACCGTCTCCACGACCTGATCCCCGCCGACCGCATCCACGTCGTCACGGGGCGCGCCCACGCCCAGGCGATCCGCGAGCAGCTGCCCGATCTCACGGGGCTCATCGTCGAGCCGTCGCCGCGCGACTCGATGCCGGCGATCGGTCTCGCGGCAGCCGTGATCGGCGCGCAGCACCCCGGCGCGATCATCGGCTCGTTCGCCGCCGACCACGTCATCGACGACCAGGTCTCGTTCGCCGAGGCGATCGGGCAGGCCGTCGCCGTCGCCCGCACGGGGCTCGTCACGACGATTGGCATCACGCCCACCGAGGCATCGACGGCGTTCGGCTACATCGAGTCGGGCGAACGGCTCGGCGTCGAGGGCGCCGGATCAGCACGGGCCATCCGCTCGTTCGTCGAGAAGCCCGATGCCGCCACCGCCGCCGACTACGTCGCGTCCGGCTCGTACAGCTGGAACGGCGGGATGTTCGTGACCCGCACCGACGTGCTGCTCGGCCACCTCGAACGACTCCAGCCGGGGCTCCACGCCGGACTCATGACGATCGCCTCTGCCTGGACCGGTGGCGATCGTCAGGCCGTCCTCGACTCGACGTGGCCAGCCCTGACCAAGATCGCGATCGACCACGCCGTCGCGGAGCCCGTCTCGCTCGAGGGCGGCATGGCGGTCGTCCCGGGCGAGTTCACGTGGGACGACGTGGGCGACTTCGCCGCACTGCAGGACATCGGTGCCGCATCGTCACCCGAGACGATCTGGGTCGACGCCGGCGGGCTGGCGATCGCCGAGGACGGCACGACGATCGCGGTGGTCGGCCTCGACGACGTCGTCGTGGTGCGCACCTCCGACGCGCTGCTCGTCGTCGCCCGTGACAGCGCCCAGAGCGTCAAGGACGTCGTGGCCGAGCTCAAGCGTCGAGGTCGCGACGACCTCGTCTGA
- the manA gene encoding mannose-6-phosphate isomerase, class I has translation MFLLDNASRAYDWGSASDIPRFLGQRPDGGRLAEVWMGTHPLGQSTVVDPTGAVVPLSEVAGDLPFMFKILAADRPLSLQVHPNASIARAGFDAEEAAGVPLDAPHRTFRDASHKPEMAYALTTFDTLVGFRPTAEILRVLHGIDTPLTRSLADELHAEPGFRGIVRLVERLLTQGVDAADVATVVAACRELVDAGVDVKRAYVTAVEIADHHPSDVGVVISLTLNRLTLQPGEAAFLGAGIIHAHLKGMCLEIMAASDNVLRAGLTSKALNPTGLVQCLEEGMSRLARVTPEPFGFSTDIFNPEVDEFALAVSQCSKAEPHGTLLPPAAHRIVVCTGGEVELVNGADQRLLLGRGDSVYAGPDDGDVRVFGTGEVAQAYTPDADLPVGELVDLVVPFDVRQLRRGRRDLDA, from the coding sequence ATGTTCCTGCTCGACAACGCGTCACGTGCGTACGACTGGGGCTCTGCCTCCGACATCCCGCGCTTCCTGGGTCAGCGTCCCGACGGCGGACGCCTGGCCGAGGTCTGGATGGGCACGCACCCCCTGGGCCAGTCGACGGTCGTCGACCCCACGGGGGCGGTCGTCCCGCTGTCGGAGGTCGCCGGTGACCTGCCGTTCATGTTCAAGATCCTGGCTGCCGACCGGCCGCTGTCGCTGCAGGTGCACCCCAACGCCTCGATCGCGCGTGCGGGCTTCGACGCCGAGGAGGCGGCCGGTGTGCCGCTCGACGCTCCGCATCGCACCTTCCGGGACGCCTCGCACAAGCCCGAGATGGCCTATGCGCTCACGACGTTCGACACGCTCGTGGGCTTTCGTCCGACCGCCGAGATCCTGCGTGTCCTGCACGGCATCGACACGCCGCTCACGCGCAGCCTCGCCGACGAGCTGCACGCCGAGCCCGGCTTCCGCGGCATCGTGCGGCTCGTCGAGCGGCTGCTGACGCAGGGGGTCGATGCCGCCGACGTCGCCACCGTCGTCGCGGCGTGCCGTGAGCTCGTCGATGCGGGAGTGGACGTCAAGCGGGCCTACGTGACGGCCGTCGAGATCGCCGACCACCATCCGTCCGACGTGGGGGTCGTCATCTCCCTGACGCTCAACCGCCTGACGCTGCAGCCGGGCGAGGCGGCGTTCCTGGGGGCCGGCATCATCCATGCCCACCTCAAGGGCATGTGCCTCGAGATCATGGCCGCCTCCGACAACGTCCTGCGCGCCGGGCTGACCAGCAAGGCGCTCAATCCCACGGGGCTCGTGCAGTGCCTCGAGGAGGGCATGTCACGGCTGGCTCGGGTCACGCCCGAGCCGTTCGGTTTCTCGACCGACATCTTCAACCCCGAGGTCGACGAGTTCGCGCTGGCGGTCAGCCAGTGCTCCAAGGCCGAGCCCCACGGCACGCTGCTGCCCCCGGCCGCGCACCGCATCGTGGTCTGCACGGGCGGCGAGGTCGAGCTCGTCAACGGCGCCGACCAGCGCCTCCTGCTGGGGCGCGGCGACTCGGTGTACGCGGGGCCCGACGACGGCGATGTGCGGGTGTTCGGCACCGGCGAGGTCGCCCAGGCCTACACGCCCGACGCCGACCTGCCCGTGGGCGAGCTGGTCGACCTCGTGGTGCCGTTCGACGTGCGGCAGCTCAGACGAGGTCGTCGCGACCTCGACGCTTGA